Genomic segment of Candidatus Cloacimonadota bacterium:
CGAAGGGAAAACAATTGCTTATACGGATTATGCTTCAACTTCAGGATATATTTATCCATCGGCACTCTTAAAAAAGAAAAATATCAAACCGGGAAAGGAATTTAAAGCAGGAGGTCATCCGCAGGCAATTTTAGCTGTTTACCAGGGAACTGCGGATGTCGGTTGTACTTACTGGTCTCCTGAAGATGAAAACGGAATTCCGCAGGATGCCCGGAATGCAGTTTTGGAAACATATCCCGATGTATTGGAAAGAGTTAAAATAATCGGATTTACAGATTGGATTCCCAATGATACGGTTACATTCAGGAAAAATTTTCCTGCTGAAATGAAGGAAAAAATCGTTAATTCTCTTTTGGAATTCGCAAAATCCGAAAAAGGGAAAGAAACTTTAGAAAACCTCTTTAATATCAGCGATCTCGTAAGAGCAACAGATACTGATTATGATATTGTCAGGGAAACTTTACAGACAATCGGTCAAGATGCAGATTCGTTTATAAAGTAAGAAACCTTGCGAATTGTTAAAATCTCCGAAGGAGATTAAGACCTTCACAATGGTTGAAACTGAAAATACCGACCATTACGGAGGTCTCGTTCCTCAACCATCCGTAAGATCTTGAGACA
This window contains:
- a CDS encoding phosphate/phosphite/phosphonate ABC transporter substrate-binding protein, translating into MKINRLAFLLIASIFLSCTQKAELGTKKNPIKMYFVPSMEAGKIITSGKEIADYLTDKTGYFFNVAVPTSYAAVIEAMGTDETDIAWLATFAYVLANEKFDAQVELMTVRKGLKQYKGQFVALADSDLKSLEDIEGKTIAYTDYASTSGYIYPSALLKKKNIKPGKEFKAGGHPQAILAVYQGTADVGCTYWSPEDENGIPQDARNAVLETYPDVLERVKIIGFTDWIPNDTVTFRKNFPAEMKEKIVNSLLEFAKSEKGKETLENLFNISDLVRATDTDYDIVRETLQTIGQDADSFIK